Proteins encoded by one window of Chloroflexota bacterium:
- a CDS encoding N-acetyltransferase, giving the protein MADYYVHPSSYVDDGAEVGLGTKIWHFCHVMKGARLGRNCSIGQNVFIAQNTVVGNGVKVQNNVSIYEGVVLEDDVFLGPSMVFTNVNNPRSHVSRKDEYKTTLVKRGATIGANATIVCGATLGEYAFVGAGAVVAGDVPAYALVYGVPARVRGWMCQCGVKLDFEKSGNGEISICGNCGAGYHIDGQKVSKRE; this is encoded by the coding sequence ATGGCTGACTATTATGTGCACCCATCGAGTTATGTTGATGATGGCGCCGAAGTTGGTTTGGGCACCAAAATTTGGCACTTTTGTCATGTGATGAAAGGTGCTCGGCTTGGTAGGAATTGCTCAATTGGGCAGAATGTGTTCATTGCTCAGAATACTGTTGTCGGAAATGGTGTAAAAGTGCAGAATAATGTTTCAATCTATGAAGGCGTGGTACTTGAAGACGATGTTTTTCTAGGGCCTTCAATGGTCTTCACGAATGTGAATAACCCGCGCAGCCATGTCAGCCGGAAGGATGAATATAAAACTACCCTGGTGAAACGGGGGGCGACAATTGGCGCAAACGCCACGATAGTCTGTGGGGCGACTTTGGGAGAATATGCTTTTGTCGGTGCTGGAGCAGTTGTTGCAGGAGATGTCCCCGCGTATGCCCTGGTGTATGGTGTTCCGGCGCGCGTGCGGGGCTGGATGTGCCAGTGTGGTGTCAAATTAGATTTTGAGAAATCGGGCAATGGAGAGATCTCCATTTGTGGGAATTGTGGGGCGGGCTACCACAT
- a CDS encoding Gfo/Idh/MocA family oxidoreductase: MKRKTPINFAAIGVAGYIAPRHLKAIRDTGNRLVAAVDTNDSVGILDQYSENVRFFTEIERFDRHLEKLRRLSEEERVHYVSIMSPNYLHDAHCRLAMRLDADVICEKPLVINPWNLDQLAVIEAESGCKINTVLQLRVHPALLALKQKIESGPSNHQYDVCLTYIAARGPWYNISWKGIQEKSGGVVTNIGVHFFDMLGWLFGASGQIKLYLSEPRRTSGFIEFEKARVRWFLSVDEEDRPIPIKVEQPKTYRSITIDGQEIEFSGGFTDLHTRVYEKTLAGNGFGLDDARASIELTYQIRNCELSLVDELAHPFLK, from the coding sequence ATGAAAAGAAAAACCCCCATAAATTTCGCAGCCATTGGCGTGGCGGGGTATATTGCCCCGCGCCATTTGAAGGCCATCCGGGATACTGGCAATCGTTTGGTGGCTGCGGTAGATACGAACGATTCGGTGGGTATCTTGGATCAATATTCGGAGAATGTGCGCTTCTTTACTGAAATTGAGCGCTTTGATCGTCATTTGGAAAAGCTGCGCCGCTTATCCGAAGAAGAGCGCGTGCACTACGTGAGCATTATGAGTCCAAATTACTTGCACGATGCGCATTGCCGTCTGGCAATGCGGCTGGACGCTGATGTGATTTGCGAAAAACCCCTGGTGATTAATCCCTGGAATCTAGACCAGTTGGCAGTTATCGAAGCCGAAAGTGGCTGCAAAATAAATACCGTTTTGCAGTTGCGGGTTCATCCGGCGTTGTTGGCGTTGAAGCAGAAAATTGAATCTGGACCATCAAATCATCAATATGATGTGTGCCTGACTTACATCGCAGCACGTGGCCCCTGGTATAATATTTCCTGGAAAGGTATTCAAGAAAAATCGGGTGGGGTGGTCACGAATATTGGCGTTCACTTCTTCGATATGTTGGGATGGCTGTTCGGTGCATCGGGGCAGATCAAGCTTTATTTATCGGAACCACGCCGAACGTCCGGGTTTATTGAATTTGAAAAGGCCCGCGTGCGCTGGTTCCTGTCGGTCGATGAAGAAGACCGGCCCATCCCCATAAAAGTAGAGCAGCCGAAGACATATCGTTCAATTACGATTGATGGTCAGGAGATTGAATTTTCGGGCGGCTTTACGGATTTACACACACGAGTTTACGAGAAGACTCTAGCCGGGAATGGGTTTGGGCTCGACGATGCCCGTGCCTCAATCGAATTGACCTATCAAATTCGCAATTGCGAGCTTTCGCTTGTGGACGAGTTGGCGCACCCCTTTTTGAAATGA